A DNA window from Aureibaculum sp. 2308TA14-22 contains the following coding sequences:
- the cas9 gene encoding type II CRISPR RNA-guided endonuclease Cas9 (Cas9, originally named Csn1, is the large, multifunctional signature protein of type II CRISPR/Cas systems. It is well known even to general audiences because its RNA-guided endonuclease activity has made it a popular tool for custom editing of eukaryotic genomes.), whose protein sequence is MSKILGLDLGTNSIGWAIVEKEKSEKDYTLIDKGVRIFTEGVNIEAKTSSESSKAAQRTDYRSGRKLKYRRKLRKLELLKILSDNNLCPNVSDEELKLWRYKKIYPKNNEFRLWLSTDNQDDKIERKKQIKNPYVFRFKAATQKLDLSKASDRHELGRAFYHIAQRRGFLSNRLDTSDNSIVEEKNSEIEEIIQQSNTSEELLKTYDIFLETYDKTEANSKALFTLGRAFKSILKENSNKEFDTVKEKLLERLNRKEFLGKVKSAISDLSAKIEGANCNTLGEYFYGLHKEGKRIRNNYTHREEHYLHEFHAICDQQNLPIALKAAIENAIFYQRPLKSQKGLVAKCPLENDKACVPISHPDFELFRMYGFINSIKIKSAEEDKLRFLNTDEKLIIEPLFYRKSKPNFDFDEITKKLTPKYVTSGYYKDKNAKEFDVLFNFGNYTNVSGCPTISNLMSVFGNDWKIYLIQNFNKKNKDNSSKTEHQIIDAIWHVLFRFDKTEKLKQFVIDYLGCDEKVATKFSKIKLKQDYGSLSLKAIRNILPYLEKGLLYSHAVFLANMKTVLPQDVWKNEDDRKVINNEVFSIIENYNAYRSTVDIVNGVIANKNKKETWNNKNGFVIEAYRKDIDKNVKDYYGLQRWDSFSEEEKVTILKDSFELFSTQMELNSGRGQFLKKETLDERVKEFLRDNFNISEDSLKKLYHPSAIEVYKKAKRSDTDGKLYLGSPLISSIKNPMAMRTLHQLRKVINQLIKDDAIDENTIVRIEMARELKSANERVAIKQWQNDLQNNKKEYIEAIKKLYKEDCGLDIEPSQDEVLKYQLWLEQNRICLYTGKTISICDFIGSNPKFDIEHTIPRSKSLDNSQTNKTLCCSIYNRDVKKDKIPTECKNHEDIMPRINHWYAQYKNLENQIISITKKVRAATTKENRDSYIQKRTKLRFEYNDLKHKYKTFTMTEIPRGFKNSQSVDIGIISKYGNLFLKSLFTKVYPVKGKTTSNLRDIWGLDKKERINHAHHAKDAVVVACCSKDINDALAEYYHNYEDYKFYGKPKPSFKHRIPWKGFNYDVKNFDDNTLISHHTPDVLPIQSKKAIRKRGIIQRNKKGKIKYQQGDTVRGALHKESFYGAIKREETNKKGETEDVIKYVLRKPLDSFSDTDLKNIVDDRIREIVTNGRKQEKTIKKEIERLKKQINKVDDTEEEIIRDQIKVLSSKIENGLYVLPNKNGNPIPIKKIRYFTKDVKVPLEIKRHRDISRHEHKQYFFAKNDSNYCMAIYEGIDANGKVKRSNLLINNLDAGSYFKRSNENNEIYPIAPEKDENNNPLKYVLTKGKMVLGYDKSPDELYEMDETQLLERLFQITQMDVEKSAEIKLLHHSEAREKKVLTKFMGLKSGMKGGKNIGEYKKYPWIKIGVNSFDCLVEGYDFYISPTGKIKFLDL, encoded by the coding sequence ATGTCAAAAATTTTAGGATTAGATTTAGGTACCAACAGTATTGGTTGGGCTATTGTTGAAAAAGAAAAGAGTGAAAAAGATTACACTCTAATTGATAAAGGCGTAAGAATATTTACCGAAGGTGTAAATATTGAAGCAAAAACAAGTAGTGAAAGTTCTAAAGCAGCACAGCGAACAGATTATAGAAGTGGCAGAAAATTAAAATATAGAAGAAAACTAAGAAAGCTTGAGTTGTTAAAAATTTTATCTGATAATAATTTGTGCCCAAATGTATCAGACGAAGAATTAAAACTTTGGAGGTATAAGAAAATATATCCTAAAAATAACGAATTTAGATTGTGGTTAAGCACAGATAATCAAGATGATAAAATTGAACGAAAAAAACAAATCAAAAACCCTTATGTATTTCGTTTTAAAGCTGCAACTCAAAAGCTTGATTTAAGTAAGGCAAGTGATAGACATGAATTAGGCAGGGCCTTTTATCATATAGCCCAAAGACGAGGTTTTTTAAGCAATAGGTTAGATACTTCAGATAATTCTATTGTCGAGGAAAAAAACAGTGAAATTGAAGAGATTATTCAGCAATCCAATACTTCGGAAGAACTATTAAAAACGTATGATATTTTTTTGGAAACTTATGATAAAACAGAAGCCAACAGTAAAGCTTTGTTTACTTTAGGTAGAGCATTTAAATCTATTTTAAAAGAAAACTCAAATAAAGAATTCGACACTGTAAAAGAGAAATTACTAGAACGCTTAAATCGTAAAGAATTTTTAGGCAAAGTTAAAAGTGCTATTAGTGATTTGTCTGCAAAAATAGAAGGGGCAAATTGTAACACATTAGGAGAATATTTTTATGGTTTACATAAGGAGGGAAAAAGAATCAGAAATAATTATACGCATCGTGAAGAACATTATTTGCATGAATTTCATGCTATTTGCGATCAACAAAATTTACCAATTGCACTAAAGGCAGCTATTGAAAACGCTATCTTTTACCAAAGACCACTAAAGTCTCAAAAAGGATTAGTTGCAAAATGTCCATTGGAAAATGATAAGGCTTGTGTACCTATTTCGCATCCAGATTTTGAACTGTTTAGAATGTACGGTTTTATTAATTCAATAAAAATAAAGTCGGCGGAAGAAGACAAATTAAGATTTTTGAATACCGACGAAAAGCTAATTATAGAACCTCTTTTTTATAGAAAATCTAAACCAAATTTTGATTTCGACGAGATAACAAAAAAGTTAACACCAAAATATGTAACATCTGGTTATTATAAAGACAAAAACGCAAAAGAGTTTGATGTGTTATTCAACTTCGGAAATTATACAAATGTGAGTGGTTGTCCAACAATTTCAAATCTGATGTCTGTTTTCGGAAACGATTGGAAAATCTATTTAATTCAGAATTTTAACAAAAAGAATAAGGACAATTCTAGTAAAACAGAACATCAAATAATTGATGCTATTTGGCATGTGCTTTTCAGATTCGATAAAACCGAAAAATTGAAACAATTTGTTATCGATTATTTAGGATGTGATGAAAAAGTGGCTACAAAATTTTCGAAAATAAAACTGAAACAAGATTATGGCTCGCTAAGTTTGAAAGCTATTCGTAACATTTTACCATATTTAGAAAAAGGCTTGCTGTATTCGCATGCAGTGTTTTTAGCAAATATGAAAACAGTTTTACCACAAGATGTTTGGAAAAATGAAGATGATAGAAAAGTTATAAATAATGAAGTGTTTTCAATAATAGAGAATTATAATGCCTATAGAAGCACAGTTGACATAGTAAATGGAGTAATAGCTAATAAAAATAAAAAAGAAACTTGGAACAATAAGAACGGTTTTGTTATTGAAGCTTATAGAAAAGACATTGATAAAAATGTTAAAGACTATTATGGTTTACAACGTTGGGATTCCTTTTCAGAAGAAGAAAAAGTAACTATTTTAAAAGATAGTTTTGAACTCTTCTCTACTCAAATGGAATTAAATTCAGGTCGAGGTCAATTCTTAAAAAAAGAAACATTAGATGAACGTGTAAAAGAATTTTTAAGAGACAACTTTAATATTAGTGAAGATAGTTTGAAAAAACTCTACCACCCATCTGCCATAGAAGTTTATAAAAAAGCAAAACGCAGCGATACAGATGGTAAACTATATTTAGGAAGTCCGCTTATATCTTCTATTAAAAACCCGATGGCAATGCGTACACTTCATCAATTGCGTAAAGTGATTAACCAATTAATAAAGGATGATGCCATTGACGAAAACACGATTGTGCGTATTGAAATGGCAAGAGAGCTAAAAAGTGCCAACGAAAGAGTGGCTATAAAACAATGGCAAAACGACCTTCAAAATAATAAAAAGGAATATATAGAAGCCATAAAAAAACTCTATAAAGAAGATTGCGGATTGGACATTGAACCGTCTCAAGATGAGGTTTTAAAATACCAACTTTGGCTTGAGCAAAATAGAATTTGCCTTTACACAGGTAAAACAATAAGTATTTGCGATTTTATTGGCTCAAATCCAAAATTCGATATAGAACACACCATTCCAAGAAGTAAAAGTTTAGATAATTCGCAAACTAATAAAACGCTGTGTTGTTCAATATATAATAGAGATGTTAAAAAAGATAAAATACCAACAGAATGTAAAAACCATGAAGACATCATGCCAAGAATTAACCATTGGTATGCACAATATAAAAATTTAGAAAATCAAATTATAAGTATTACTAAAAAAGTAAGAGCAGCAACCACAAAAGAGAATCGAGACAGTTACATCCAAAAAAGAACAAAACTTCGTTTTGAATATAACGACTTAAAGCATAAGTATAAAACTTTTACAATGACTGAAATCCCTAGAGGATTTAAGAATAGTCAGTCTGTAGATATTGGTATTATTAGCAAATACGGAAATTTGTTTTTAAAATCATTGTTTACAAAAGTATATCCTGTAAAGGGGAAAACAACGTCTAATTTAAGAGATATTTGGGGATTAGATAAAAAAGAACGGATTAACCATGCACATCATGCAAAAGATGCTGTAGTTGTGGCGTGCTGCTCTAAAGATATTAACGATGCATTAGCAGAATATTATCATAATTACGAAGATTATAAGTTTTACGGAAAGCCAAAGCCATCATTTAAACATCGAATACCATGGAAGGGTTTTAACTACGATGTTAAAAATTTTGATGATAATACATTAATAAGTCATCATACACCAGATGTATTACCTATACAAAGTAAAAAAGCCATTCGTAAACGTGGCATTATTCAAAGAAACAAAAAAGGAAAAATTAAATACCAACAAGGCGATACTGTTAGAGGTGCTTTACATAAGGAAAGTTTTTATGGTGCAATAAAAAGAGAAGAAACTAATAAAAAAGGGGAAACAGAAGACGTTATTAAGTACGTATTACGAAAACCTTTGGATAGTTTTTCGGATACAGACTTAAAAAACATTGTTGACGACAGAATAAGAGAAATTGTTACTAATGGTCGAAAACAAGAAAAAACAATAAAGAAAGAAATTGAAAGATTAAAAAAGCAAATTAATAAAGTAGATGACACTGAAGAAGAGATAATAAGAGATCAAATAAAAGTACTATCAAGTAAGATTGAGAATGGACTTTATGTATTACCAAACAAAAACGGCAATCCAATACCAATAAAAAAGATTCGATACTTTACAAAAGATGTAAAAGTGCCATTAGAAATAAAAAGGCATCGTGATATATCAAGACATGAACACAAGCAATATTTTTTTGCTAAAAACGACAGTAATTATTGCATGGCAATTTATGAAGGGATTGATGCAAATGGAAAAGTAAAACGATCCAATCTATTAATTAATAATTTAGATGCTGGCAGTTATTTTAAAAGAAGTAATGAAAACAATGAAATATATCCAATTGCACCAGAAAAAGATGAAAATAATAATCCTTTAAAGTATGTTTTAACAAAAGGAAAAATGGTTTTAGGTTATGACAAGTCCCCTGATGAATTGTACGAAATGGATGAGACGCAATTGCTCGAACGTTTATTTCAAATTACGCAAATGGATGTTGAAAAATCTGCTGAAATAAAATTATTGCATCATTCTGAAGCAAGAGAAAAGAAGGTATTAACGAAATTTATGGGTTTAAAAAGTGGAATGAAAGGTGGAAAAAACATAGGCGAGTATAAAAAATATCCTTGGATAAAAATTGGTGTTAATAGTTTTGATTGTCTTGTAGAAGGTTATGATTTTTACATATCACCTACTGGAAAGATAAAGTTTTTAGATTTGTAG
- a CDS encoding serine hydrolase, whose translation MKKLLILFITFSLICTASVAQKSPKVNLKKLDQYYAKMVKDWDVPSAVIGIVKDGKLVFTGSYGVKKIGKSDTPDANTNYAIASNSKAFTSAILGMLVEEGKLSWNDKVKDHLPYFAVYDPWVSANVTIRDLLSHRVGLGTFSGDVIWYKSDLSAEEIVERVKFVPKAFDFRAGYGYSNVMYITAGEVIRKITGKSWAENVKERIFNPLGMDKTVTNPNKLESVGDFATPHGREDDINIPIDWVNWEEIGALGGIISNVNDLSKWMILNLNHGVNGTDTLFSKNTRNMVWRPHNNHYIDHTKKNDFNRHFNGYGLGWGLSDYHGNLRVGHTGGYDGMITAITLIPDKNLGVVVLTNGMKSPIMAATYYGLDQFLGVEIVDWSAKMLEARNKNQKEDTRISDRKAKRKTNTVPSLELNGYTGTYKSDIYGNITISKKGDELQMDFEHSPDLSATLTHWHFDVFEINWNQKHAWFNFGTVKFNLDNNLKVLRIDFDVPNDDIFFEELKPYKVK comes from the coding sequence ATGAAAAAATTACTAATTCTTTTTATCACATTTTCTTTAATTTGTACTGCTTCTGTTGCCCAGAAATCCCCAAAAGTAAATCTTAAAAAACTAGATCAATATTATGCAAAAATGGTAAAAGACTGGGATGTGCCAAGTGCTGTTATCGGAATTGTAAAAGACGGCAAACTGGTTTTTACCGGAAGTTATGGAGTCAAGAAAATAGGTAAATCAGATACCCCTGATGCCAATACCAACTATGCTATTGCTTCCAATTCCAAAGCGTTTACAAGTGCAATTTTAGGAATGTTAGTAGAAGAAGGTAAACTCAGTTGGAACGATAAAGTAAAAGACCACCTGCCTTATTTTGCCGTTTACGACCCGTGGGTTAGTGCCAATGTGACCATTAGAGATTTGTTAAGTCATCGTGTGGGTTTAGGTACTTTTAGTGGAGATGTAATTTGGTACAAGTCTGATTTAAGTGCTGAGGAAATTGTAGAAAGAGTAAAGTTTGTGCCCAAAGCTTTTGATTTTAGAGCCGGTTATGGCTATTCTAATGTAATGTACATCACCGCTGGAGAGGTAATCCGGAAAATTACGGGCAAATCTTGGGCAGAAAATGTTAAAGAACGAATCTTTAATCCATTAGGTATGGATAAAACAGTTACTAACCCAAATAAATTAGAAAGTGTTGGTGATTTTGCAACTCCACACGGGAGGGAGGACGATATAAATATTCCCATTGATTGGGTAAATTGGGAAGAAATTGGTGCTTTGGGAGGCATAATTTCCAATGTAAATGATCTTTCTAAATGGATGATTTTAAACTTAAATCACGGTGTTAATGGTACAGACACGTTATTCTCAAAAAATACCAGAAATATGGTATGGAGACCTCACAATAATCATTACATAGACCATACCAAAAAGAACGATTTTAACCGTCATTTTAATGGTTATGGGTTAGGTTGGGGCCTGAGCGATTACCATGGCAATTTACGGGTAGGGCATACTGGCGGTTACGATGGAATGATTACGGCAATAACGTTGATTCCCGATAAGAACCTTGGTGTCGTAGTGTTAACCAATGGTATGAAAAGCCCGATTATGGCAGCAACCTATTATGGCTTGGATCAATTTTTGGGCGTTGAAATCGTTGATTGGTCTGCCAAGATGTTAGAGGCCCGAAATAAAAATCAAAAAGAAGATACACGTATAAGTGATAGAAAAGCGAAACGAAAAACGAATACCGTACCGTCTTTGGAACTCAATGGCTATACGGGCACTTATAAAAGCGATATTTACGGCAACATCACCATTTCCAAAAAAGGAGATGAGCTACAAATGGATTTTGAACATTCGCCCGATCTTTCCGCTACCTTGACCCATTGGCATTTTGATGTTTTTGAAATCAACTGGAACCAAAAGCACGCTTGGTTTAATTTTGGAACTGTAAAATTTAATCTGGATAACAATTTAAAAGTTTTGAGAATTGATTTTGATGTACCCAATGATGATATTTTCTTTGAAGAGCTGAAACCATATAAGGTAAAATGA
- the cas2 gene encoding CRISPR-associated endonuclease Cas2 — MELNGYRIMWLFVFFDLPTDTKKDRRNAQQFRKNLLKDGFTMMQFSVYMRHCASSESTDVHEKRIKQLLPPLGKVSILRITDKQYGNIMNFWGRAEAPKDPPPMQLELF; from the coding sequence ATGGAATTAAACGGATATAGAATTATGTGGCTATTTGTATTTTTTGATTTACCGACCGATACCAAAAAAGACAGGCGGAACGCACAGCAATTTAGAAAAAACCTGCTCAAGGACGGATTTACCATGATGCAGTTTTCCGTTTATATGCGACATTGTGCCAGTAGCGAAAGTACCGATGTGCACGAAAAACGGATAAAACAATTATTGCCCCCTTTGGGCAAAGTGAGTATTTTACGGATTACCGATAAACAATACGGAAATATCATGAATTTTTGGGGCAGAGCCGAAGCCCCCAAAGACCCTCCGCCCATGCAGTTGGAATTGTTTTAA
- a CDS encoding phosphotransferase enzyme family protein produces the protein MEHRELISIFDQFEHGAKFESYSELNSGHINDTYLVKTTQKPYYVLQRINHIVFKDVPGLISNKVNVSRHISNKLTHVSDAEIERSVLSFVNAKDGKFYHIDEDGNYWNMMVFIDESQTFETVKEKEIAYEGGKLFGNFLNLASDFDAAKLTEVIPNFHNMLFRFRQFEDALKVASSERLEKAKSLLKRVEELKEEMLILQHLKDKGKIKLRVTHNDTKISNALFDMDNKGLCVIDTDTVMPGIIHYDFGDAIRTICNTAAEDEKKLELVNFNLEYYNAYAKGFLEEIGSSLTALEKKYLPLGAKTMIFIMALRFLTDYLNNDIYYKTEYPEHNLNRSKNQFKLIESFEKYFEPEKV, from the coding sequence ATGGAACATAGAGAATTAATCTCGATATTTGACCAGTTTGAACATGGAGCCAAATTTGAATCTTATTCAGAATTGAACTCAGGACACATCAATGATACTTACCTTGTAAAAACAACTCAAAAACCGTATTACGTGTTGCAGCGTATTAACCATATTGTTTTTAAAGATGTTCCTGGGCTTATTTCTAACAAAGTAAATGTCAGTAGGCATATTTCCAATAAACTAACACATGTTTCTGATGCGGAAATCGAGCGTAGTGTACTGTCATTTGTAAATGCAAAAGATGGCAAATTTTATCATATTGATGAAGATGGAAATTATTGGAACATGATGGTTTTTATTGACGAGAGTCAAACTTTTGAAACAGTAAAAGAAAAAGAAATAGCTTATGAAGGCGGAAAATTATTCGGTAATTTTTTAAACTTGGCGAGTGATTTTGATGCTGCAAAATTAACAGAAGTCATTCCTAACTTCCATAATATGTTGTTCCGGTTTAGACAATTTGAAGATGCTTTAAAAGTAGCTTCTTCAGAGCGATTGGAGAAGGCTAAAAGTTTATTAAAAAGAGTTGAAGAGTTAAAAGAGGAAATGCTCATTTTGCAGCATCTAAAAGACAAAGGTAAAATTAAATTAAGAGTTACACATAACGATACTAAAATATCAAATGCTTTGTTTGATATGGATAATAAAGGGCTCTGTGTAATTGATACGGATACGGTAATGCCCGGCATAATTCACTATGATTTTGGTGATGCGATAAGAACAATTTGTAACACGGCTGCGGAAGATGAAAAAAAATTAGAATTGGTAAATTTTAATTTGGAATATTATAACGCTTATGCTAAAGGCTTTTTAGAAGAAATTGGGTCTTCACTCACGGCTTTAGAAAAGAAGTATTTACCATTAGGGGCAAAAACCATGATTTTTATTATGGCTTTACGTTTTCTAACCGATTATTTGAATAACGACATTTATTACAAAACAGAGTACCCTGAGCATAATCTAAATCGTTCGAAAAATCAATTTAAACTGATTGAAAGTTTTGAAAAATACTTTGAACCTGAAAAGGTATAA
- the cas1 gene encoding type II CRISPR-associated endonuclease Cas1, with the protein MLKRTLFFGNKCSLTTKYEQLVIKNSEKETTVPIEDIGYVVIENQETYISVPALSKLTANNVSVIFCDEKHMPKSMLLNLDGHYIQQEHFKNQVNATEPLKKQLWKQVIRAKIKNQAQLLNAQDRNSNPLEYYASKVLSGDSDNREGAAAAYYWKHIFDFDFKRERYGVYPNLFLNYGYIILRAAVARALSGSGLLNTLGINHRNKYNAFCLADDIMEPFRPLVDAKVIEIMENYDEEALITPIKAELLNILTQTVYFKDKKSPLMVGLSTTTSSLQQCFSGKAKKIIYPKLWN; encoded by the coding sequence ATGCTAAAACGAACCTTATTCTTTGGCAACAAATGTTCGCTTACCACAAAATACGAACAGCTCGTCATCAAAAATTCCGAAAAAGAAACAACCGTACCCATTGAAGATATTGGGTATGTTGTTATCGAAAATCAAGAAACCTATATTTCCGTTCCGGCACTATCCAAACTCACGGCAAATAATGTAAGTGTTATTTTTTGTGATGAAAAACACATGCCCAAAAGCATGCTCTTGAATTTGGACGGCCACTATATTCAGCAGGAACATTTTAAAAATCAGGTAAATGCGACCGAACCATTAAAAAAACAATTGTGGAAACAAGTAATTAGGGCTAAAATAAAAAATCAGGCTCAACTTTTAAATGCACAGGACAGAAATTCAAACCCTTTAGAATATTATGCCTCAAAGGTTTTAAGCGGTGATAGTGATAATCGTGAAGGAGCGGCCGCAGCCTATTACTGGAAACATATTTTTGACTTCGATTTTAAAAGAGAACGCTATGGTGTTTACCCCAATCTGTTTTTAAACTACGGCTATATTATTTTAAGAGCAGCCGTTGCCAGAGCTTTATCGGGTAGTGGACTGTTAAACACTTTGGGTATAAATCACCGCAATAAATACAATGCTTTTTGTTTGGCAGATGATATTATGGAACCATTTCGCCCCTTAGTAGATGCCAAAGTAATTGAAATTATGGAAAACTATGATGAAGAAGCGTTGATAACGCCAATAAAGGCCGAGCTTTTAAATATATTGACCCAAACAGTTTATTTTAAGGATAAAAAAAGCCCATTAATGGTAGGGTTATCCACTACCACAAGTTCGTTACAACAATGCTTTTCAGGAAAGGCGAAAAAAATTATTTATCCTAAGTTATGGAATTAA
- a CDS encoding class I SAM-dependent methyltransferase, which produces MKGFNRKTHWETIYRTKNLDEVSWYQPNPETSLSFFKKYNIPKNANIIDIGGGDSFLVDYLLQLGYEHITVLDISEKAINKAKKRLGEKAKAVKWIVTDIIHFKPTKKYDVWHDRAAFHFLTSENDISHYTTIANKNIIKNGLLILGTFSEKGPKKCSGIEIKQYSEQELSNQFKTSFKNLECFTSNHQTPFDTTQNFVFCVFEKIA; this is translated from the coding sequence ATGAAAGGTTTCAACAGAAAAACACATTGGGAAACCATTTATCGGACCAAAAACTTGGATGAAGTAAGTTGGTACCAACCAAACCCTGAAACTTCGTTGTCGTTTTTCAAAAAATACAACATCCCTAAAAATGCCAATATAATTGACATTGGCGGCGGCGATAGTTTTTTGGTGGACTATTTGCTGCAGTTGGGCTATGAACATATTACGGTATTGGATATTTCGGAAAAAGCCATTAACAAAGCCAAAAAGAGATTGGGCGAAAAGGCAAAAGCGGTGAAATGGATCGTTACCGATATTATTCATTTTAAACCGACCAAAAAATACGATGTTTGGCACGACAGAGCCGCATTTCATTTTTTAACAAGCGAAAATGATATTAGCCATTACACAACAATTGCCAATAAAAATATAATAAAAAATGGTTTGCTGATTCTTGGAACATTTTCCGAAAAAGGACCTAAAAAATGTAGCGGAATTGAAATCAAACAGTATTCAGAACAAGAATTGTCAAATCAATTCAAAACGTCTTTTAAAAATCTAGAATGTTTTACCTCAAACCATCAAACACCGTTTGACACTACCCAGAATTTTGTTTTTTGTGTGTTTGAAAAAATAGCATAA
- a CDS encoding glutamate synthase subunit beta, with protein MGKITGFKEFERQDEKYTPVKERITHYKEFTVPLSESDSKKQGSRCMDCGIPFCHSGCPLGNLIPDFNHMVHQGEWKKASWILHATNNFPEFTGRLCPAPCEQACVLGIIEDPVSIENIEKNIVERAFKEGWIKPQPPKTRTGKTIAVVGSGPAGLAAAQQLNRAGHTVTVFERDDAIGGLLRYGIPNFKMEKGIIDRRLAILEAEGITFKTNVNVGINYSVEDLKAFDAVVLCGGATVRRSLPTPGIDANGVVQAMDFLTQQTKVLFGQKIKNQVKATDKNVIVIGGGDTGSDCVGTSNRQGAKSVVNFEIMPKPPGHRSPTTPWPFWPLQLKTSSSHEEGVERNWLINTKEFIRDKKGKLTALKTINVEWKMVPGQRPELIEIEGTEKTWPCDLALLALGFTGPEATLSEKLGLETDARSNYKAPKYQTNVPNIFAAGDMRRGQSLIVWAISEGREAAREVDLYLMGKTNLATKGQGDLLTA; from the coding sequence ATGGGAAAAATAACAGGATTTAAAGAGTTTGAAAGACAAGATGAAAAATACACACCCGTAAAAGAGCGTATAACACATTATAAAGAATTTACAGTTCCGTTAAGTGAATCTGATTCCAAAAAACAAGGTTCACGTTGTATGGATTGTGGTATTCCGTTTTGCCATAGTGGCTGTCCGTTGGGTAATCTAATTCCCGATTTTAACCATATGGTACATCAAGGCGAATGGAAAAAAGCATCATGGATATTACATGCTACCAATAACTTTCCTGAATTCACAGGACGATTATGCCCAGCACCTTGTGAACAAGCCTGTGTATTAGGTATTATTGAAGATCCTGTTTCCATTGAGAATATTGAAAAAAATATTGTAGAACGTGCTTTTAAAGAAGGATGGATAAAACCACAACCGCCAAAAACCAGAACGGGTAAAACTATAGCCGTTGTAGGTTCGGGCCCAGCGGGATTAGCAGCCGCTCAACAACTCAATAGAGCAGGACATACCGTAACTGTTTTTGAACGCGATGATGCCATTGGCGGGTTGTTGCGTTACGGCATACCGAATTTTAAAATGGAAAAAGGAATTATAGACCGCCGTCTGGCAATTCTTGAAGCAGAAGGTATTACTTTTAAAACCAATGTAAATGTTGGTATAAATTATAGTGTGGAAGATTTAAAAGCATTTGATGCCGTAGTTTTATGCGGTGGTGCAACCGTAAGACGAAGTTTACCAACACCTGGAATAGATGCGAATGGGGTAGTTCAGGCTATGGATTTTTTAACGCAACAGACCAAGGTATTATTTGGTCAAAAAATAAAAAACCAAGTAAAGGCTACCGATAAAAACGTAATCGTAATTGGTGGTGGAGATACGGGTTCTGATTGTGTCGGGACTTCCAATCGCCAAGGAGCGAAGTCTGTTGTAAATTTTGAAATTATGCCCAAACCACCAGGGCATCGTTCACCAACAACACCTTGGCCTTTTTGGCCATTGCAATTGAAAACTTCTTCTTCGCATGAAGAAGGTGTGGAACGCAATTGGCTTATCAACACGAAAGAGTTTATAAGAGACAAAAAAGGAAAACTTACCGCATTAAAAACTATAAATGTTGAGTGGAAAATGGTGCCTGGTCAACGACCTGAACTAATTGAAATTGAGGGTACTGAAAAAACTTGGCCCTGCGATTTGGCTCTGCTTGCACTTGGCTTTACAGGTCCAGAAGCTACCTTAAGCGAAAAATTGGGCTTAGAAACGGATGCCAGAAGCAACTACAAAGCACCAAAATACCAAACCAATGTACCCAACATCTTTGCCGCTGGAGATATGCGTCGTGGACAATCCTTAATTGTTTGGGCAATTTCAGAAGGTAGAGAGGCTGCTAGAGAAGTTGATCTTTATTTAATGGGAAAAACAAATTTAGCAACGAAGGGACAAGGGGATTTATTAACGGCTTAA